The segment AGCCATGTGgattgattgaattaaataattcaactttgTGCTATGTACGTTTActaattttactattatttatatttgtataaataatttttgatattttaattttttagattgtaAGTTCAATTCTATCACTACTAATTGTTCTTATACAAATTCGAGATATACCATCATCATCGGAAGAACtacttaaatttaataacactaAAACTATAATCGCGAATTAGTTGATCGATATAACTGTCAAAAGTTATTGTTACATCAAGgctaatctaaaaataaatattacatttaatattgcactttaagaaacaaaaataataaataaataaattttcatgcagatgttaaataaagaaaatgttaTTGATCACTGTACGTACTTGTAATATATGCCTGTAatttgaaagaagaaaaaaatagctgaaaaaaatttacatacatCCTAAATAACcctatctatttttatttgagatAGACAGTTTGACGCATCAATTTCGATCGATCAATTAATACTAGCTGTTATTTTCATCagacaattaaaatacaattgataaaaCGGAGTAGAAGCCACTGACCTTTCGGTGCCTCAAACAATGACTTTGAGGGTGGCTGTTTGTCAGATGATGTCAAATATCAGGTTGATGTCATGATGTATCTAGTTAGTTGATCCATTTGATGTGTACTAGTGTAGATTAAAACAAACAGGTACTGACAGGCACCACAAACACTAACGCAATCACCAACTGACTCTTTACATTAACAATAACTAAAACAATAACACAATCtgcgaaaaaaaagaagatgttTGTTAGTTATTAATAGCATCAAtgtaaaaattgaacaaatcaTTATGAATTGGACGCTATTGTGTTGTTATCAATCAATGAGAAAAACAAgctaatattgaattattttttttacgttgaTAAATTCCGACTTAAATacaagtttttaattaaatttaataatgtcaatGATAAACTATTTATCAGTTATCCTATCAACTTATTACAATGCATCATCAACATGATCAACAGTTAGTTGTATCATATATTGTCcaatattcaaaaatcattttctcattgaaaaataatcatattaaaataacaaaatggtTTGATCAATCTTaaacatatttattgaaaataaattaaaatcaacttACCACTTTTTTACACTGCATCAGCACCAACGGCATCGGAGCTGGACATCCATAGATTAATTGATACttgaacaatgaaaaataatattataaatattttatataaaaaaaatggagtatgacaataattattttaacaatgattaaattgtcatttattattattattattgaataataacaataacaacaataacaacatgtttttgttattatgaAGCAAGatgttcaacaattttttttcttattgctccattattgataaaacttggatttctattttttggcttttattggaatataaaaattaacaaatgaataacAATCACGGCAttgttaatattgttaatgttgcaaaaattgtttattaacatgAAAACAACACAAAACTCGACTTTATGagtcttttattttcaacaaataaaataatttattgttaaaaaaaccaagaggTTAGGTTGCCGGCCACTGCAAAATTGGTTCATATaaactttaataaataaataaattattattataatatttatttaccctAAATATGATgttgtttaacaattttacTCATTGTCAGTCCATTCAAGTCCATTCATGGTCAAAATTGTATTGCCATTTTTGGAGCATTTTGTTGgaatctgaaaaataaaaaataaaggctAATTACTGCAATGAGAATTGTTAATGTTGTAAAAATTGTTCGCTAACATGAAAACAGCACGACACTTGACCttgagagctttttttttttttttttattatcaaataaaataatttattgttaatcaaaAAAACCAAGGGGTTAGGTTGtcgttaattataaaattggattaattacaaatttatttgttttttataatgttaattaatataaataattgttctaataattaattagagcttgttgaatgaaaaaaaaaaatcggaaaACGATAGATGTATACTTACACGTCCATTTTGTCAGCGTAATTTTATCGACAACTAAACTTGCCAATATCCGTTGTTTAAAGCAAATATAggcaataaatatatacttaaaagATTCGCAAGagtttaattaacaataaattaataaattaaaaattatttgaacacTTTTATACCAGAAAAATTGAATAAGAGTCGACAGTTGCGACGGACGTTGCGTACCGTGGCTCACCAAAAGGAACTTTACACCAAAAGGTACTTTACTCACGCCGTCGTCAGAGGCCACTGCTGTATTTTCCTACAGTTCTAAAAAAACCCGCTAGAGAGCACTTTCtctaaacaattaatttataattaataatgtaataataattataaataaacaattatcaataaacaataattattattataatgaaataacaatttaatataacaattaattttattactaattaataaGAGCCACCTGGTGTAATTGTTTAGAATGAATTTCTGGGGAAAAACACTAgctaatgttgttgttgttgttgttgttattattaacaattaacaacaaataataacaatttattttcatcataacAGTCATATGCACATGTtagttttaatgaaatatatacctGTAAcgataatcaataaaaataaaaccaaataaaacaatatcttTGAGGTAAGTCTTGTCatgagtatttatttatataaataataacatgttattatttttctgtaaacaatttataactttgtttattttatttgtcatcaGATTTCTACATCCAAgcgtcaattaatttttgatgcaTCATTACCTCaaacatgaataaaaatacaaaaaaaaaaataacaaatagatTCAATGGCTTAACTGAAGAAGAGgttcaaaaaaatacacttCAAGATTACCTGGAGCATGATCTGGACATTGTTATTTTGGGCATAAATCCAAGCTTGATGGCAGCTCATAAAGGTAGATACTATGCTGGTCCTggtaatcatttttataaattacttcATGCTGCTGAATTAGTTCCaagatttgtaaattttgaagaagataaaaatttacttgagtATAAAATTGGATTAACCAACATTGTTGAAAGAGCAACAAGATCATCAGCTGATTTAACAtcagatgaaataaaaaaaggctGCAATGTTGttgtagaaaaaatgaaaatttataaaccaaaaattgttgtttttaatggtaaatgtatttatcaaccattttcacaaaaattaggaataaaacaatttaattttggtcTTCAATCTGTTAAAATTGGTGAATCAGCTGTGTGGGTTGTTCCATCAAGCAGTGCACGCTGTTCAAATTTTCCCAGGATGGaagataaattacatttttataaagcAATCAAGAAACATCTTCAATTTATCAAAGGAGAAAttgaaaatgttaatttaaatgaatttatatttgaaaataaagttAGACACATTGAATCCAAGATgtggaaaaaaacaaatagcaaaaataataaaattactataaataaatgtgataATCTTGATGATTCATCAGATGATAATATTGCTGCATTTGATAGCAATGAATTTGTCATTACAGAAATACTTGAACCAAGTTTACCATCATTTGAAGCATCTACAACATCTGTTAACAATATCCAAGAAATTATAACAGCTGGTAAAAGTAAAAACAGTTCCAAAGAATCTCTTGAAGTcaatacaaaacaaaaacattcACCAAAACCTGCAACAGATactatcaaagaaaaaataaatttaaaaagaactTGGACAAAACCAGAAGGTCCAGGTGACaacatgaattatttaaatttaataaaacaaagattaacagaaaaaaataatattaataataataatagcaataatcaAGAGATACCTGAAAagtcaaagaaaattaaaaaattgaatttttccaatttgaaattataaaaaagaaaaaaatgctGATAATTAATACTTATTGTACCATGTGATCACGTTTGAAGGTagcaatcaataaattatatatttttatatttttaaaattgattttctttgttttttttgttatttatttattaattaattttctattataatttcaggttgtgtaataatattaattactaaaaaataaacatgtgtgatattttaaaagcatGGTTTCGTTCCAAGCTGGGTGTACTGATTGATCTTACTCCTAGTATATTTGGACATCATGCAAGAGATGGTACATTGCTTGCTAAAATACTTCACTGTTATAACGTCATTGatcaaaatcaattgaagatGATAGTTTCAACACATGATCCAGCATTGTCAAGGGTGAATTTAAAACATCTTAAACTATGGCTTCACTTTATTGGAGTTGACATTGACGATGGATGTATCAAAGATATATCAAATGGCAAAGGTGTTGCTGCACTACAACTTTTttatgatgtttttatttgtcttgaaaaaaaagataaattttatttcatcacaATGGAAGAAGAGAGGAAAAGGTTTATAGAAACATCACAAAAATTTAGTATTAAAAGAGTATCAGATGACAAGCCACTGCAATATCCAGATGTCAATGATGAACTGACTAATAAAGCAAGTGTTGTAGACTGgcacagaaaaaaatacattggactacttgatgattataaggagcagagaaaaaaattcaggaaCTTACAAGATGTAAAAGAATCATCAGCTATTAAGCCAGTTTCAAAAACCAAtgttttaccaaaaaaaattaaactacaACAAGAAGAAATTgctgatattgatgaatttgacaagaaacataaaataaaaaaaatacaattaaataattattttaatgttaatgatgaattaaaaaataaaacaataaatattgttgaagatCCAGAAGCTgtacaaaattttatgaaatcaTTAAAAGCTCGTAGACAACAAGCtgcagatataaaaaaaaaaaaagatcaaatgcaaacattattattatctgaaCTGtggaataaaattgaaaatgaagaaaataataaaattaataaaataatagcaaataaaattgttgaacaaTCACAGTATGAAAAGAGAATAGttaaaaaacttcttgatattgaaaaagaaaaaataagaataattgagaataaaaaaattgaacaacaaATAGCATATCAAGTTAAAGATACTGATTGGCAAATGTTGGAAGAAAAATTAGAACAAGAAAATTTATGGGAAAATTATGAAGTTGAAGATGAGTGTTTTCGTTTGCAACAACTTTATCAACGACTTGATGAAGAaagacataataaaaaattaatgaaacttaataaaattgcatcaaaaattttaaatgatattattgatttgtcaataaatttatcagagtataaaaaattgaatgataaaattcctgcagtattattaaatgaatggaaattattattttttaaaagtttaccAATTCAtggaaattttaaatcttcaaaaaCGTTTGATGAATTTGAAGACGAGTACAAAGAAATGCTTGAAAAACTTAAAAGTGCTGAAgctttaaataaagaaatattagATAAAATAGACTTTGATAATTATCACAAACTTCAAGGACCTTGGAATGAGTTTATTCCTCAACTTGATGAAGATACACAACAGCTTTTAACACttggattaaatattttaggaTACAttgttcataaattattaagaattatttatcCCCAAACATCAGTACCAGTTGGATtggatttttgtatttttcctATACGTGGTGTTGTCATTGGAATTCCAGATTCATCTTTACTTTTGtatcttgaaaaattactggatgaaaaaaaaattaaattaattaaacttgaagatgcaattaattattgtctACAAAAATACAAAGATGAAATGAAAGAATGTATTTACATTGATTTAGATAATttgtcaaatgattttttaaataaaaaattatcaagagatGAATTAACAACGGTCAAAGAATGGAACCAAGAAAAAACAATCGCAAGATCATCTAgagaatcaaataaaatttcaagagcATCACGAAACAATATGCCAATTGATAAAACTTtcattaattacaataaagAGACTCAAACTCCAAAAGTAATTCCATACGAAGACATGCATCCCGTATTGAGTGACGTGGCCTATATTGGTAAatggatatataaatttatgacactTGGTGAACCATTATCTGATGAACTTACTTCAAAAAtacttttacaatatttacgaagtttaaaaaatattgatggttgggttattattaattatccaGATACGTATGAACGTCTTGCAAGTTTTGAATTTGAATTGACtggtcaaaaattaataaattatgatcaaatgaattttgataatataagtATCAAAGAAATTGATCCAAGACCATCAAGAATCACTTTTTTACATCCAGAAGATAGTGATTctgttgaattatttcaaGAATATAAACTTGTTCCTAATTTACCAAAATGTGAAAAACCATTAATCAATATTTCTACACTTACTTGTTTTATTCGGCTTCAacagatacaaaaaaaaattgatattaataatccaGATATTCCAAGAGAACAGTCAGAAAATTATGATCATCATGTGGATGAGTATTATGCAAGTCAAGGAGTTACTtctatcattaaatataaaacatgtgacatgaaaattatgaaaaccatagctcaaataattataggtgataaatcattatcaCAGTGTTCTTtgattgataatattgttgagTCATCAAACGTTGTGAGTCAATCAAATGATCAAGATGatcatttagaaaattatgaatttatagAAACACTAAGCTTTGAATCAGAAGaatcattatcaaataaaattgaaaaaaagtctATTTATTTAGAGCCAAAACCAGGTGATGTTGGCTGGACTTGGGCAAATCTTCCAGTTGATCTCAAGGTTTTTGAAGGCATTGCACTTGTttggaaaaatatagaatttgcttatatcaataatttaatggatatttttagtttaaaaagatttaattttgCATCAATTGTTCCATATGGAGATTTTGTAATGAAACA is part of the Aphidius gifuensis isolate YNYX2018 linkage group LG1, ASM1490517v1, whole genome shotgun sequence genome and harbors:
- the LOC122853401 gene encoding sperm flagellar protein 2-like; the encoded protein is MCDILKAWFRSKLGVLIDLTPSIFGHHARDGTLLAKILHCYNVIDQNQLKMIVSTHDPALSRVNLKHLKLWLHFIGVDIDDGCIKDISNGKGVAALQLFYDVFICLEKKDKFYFITMEEERKRFIETSQKFSIKRVSDDKPLQYPDVNDELTNKASVVDWHRKKYIGLLDDYKEQRKKFRNLQDVKESSAIKPVSKTNVLPKKIKLQQEEIADIDEFDKKHKIKKIQLNNYFNVNDELKNKTINIVEDPEAVQNFMKSLKARRQQAADIKKKKDQMQTLLLSELWNKIENEENNKINKIIANKIVEQSQYEKRIVKKLLDIEKEKIRIIENKKIEQQIAYQVKDTDWQMLEEKLEQENLWENYEVEDECFRLQQLYQRLDEERHNKKLMKLNKIASKILNDIIDLSINLSEYKKLNDKIPAVLLNEWKLLFFKSLPIHGNFKSSKTFDEFEDEYKEMLEKLKSAEALNKEILDKIDFDNYHKLQGPWNEFIPQLDEDTQQLLTLGLNILGYIVHKLLRIIYPQTSVPVGLDFCIFPIRGVVIGIPDSSLLLYLEKLLDEKKIKLIKLEDAINYCLQKYKDEMKECIYIDLDNLSNDFLNKKLSRDELTTVKEWNQEKTIARSSRESNKISRASRNNMPIDKTFINYNKETQTPKVIPYEDMHPVLSDVAYIGKWIYKFMTLGEPLSDELTSKILLQYLRSLKNIDGWVIINYPDTYERLASFEFELTGQKLINYDQMNFDNISIKEIDPRPSRITFLHPEDSDSVELFQEYKLVPNLPKCEKPLINISTLTCFIRLQQIQKKIDINNPDIPREQSENYDHHVDEYYASQGVTSIIKYKTCDMKIMKTIAQIIIGDKSLSQCSLIDNIVESSNVVSQSNDQDDHLENYEFIETLSFESEESLSNKIEKKSIYLEPKPGDVGWTWANLPVDLKVFEGIALVWKNIEFAYINNLMDIFSLKRFNFASIVPYGDFVMKHMIEFIRRPDDKQELLIKFNQAFNDIPENMRNDVKIKDELLTKVNNFQTELWEICDKKRKEAEDRRKKIIFDYWIATQMVHLINIYLRIIQVEADRFLETIQLINDYYLLMLQRPRDGNRLGKIHLNLLSLNDDKSSDYTSLLTNEKNIMEPIENIGINQDDIKNEISNYLNNFNEDLIDFSETLSFKFIKLNIKYVESIVEKLYFLTIENAKEKVVIIPKKIKQKKLKQRSFKKNSQSSMEPQRKISIGESPKIDEQSTLKDEAMKKNLYEEWNCVLKFESARMSLRLKILEESIKCDIDFFLGTMKHTFLKIHKLISERFENEINSVNNMAKVFCNAIERGKKIQEELIFDGDEFFVNPKRLMTTSSLVPEEDLHQSILKLRQLERLKDIFKGVSPSGNIPAMSLVYILQDLIECSGEEHEEPPVPSTWLALESQDILKLVHEIFGGSPVVDWREFIIHAMDIEIPSVDELMVILEAFKRQDQEHSNTICRQNFLKTPLWFTVVDTTCSLNSWSHDYFELDGEQMSEEEMTNYKSISNSKIIKNYDSVYSMSNDINPKELRDILKKKLLCDMFLDTSYSVNYMAMLMAFCKDQDPKKGLAKALSLAVGKKLCDNFDEGEKYVKAMLKKKQLTADNQNEISSKKLEVIKIIEGILDDLVTKVFQEFNKSQDVFKDKQNSSSKMISSPKVVGTKSSKLSTYTLAGSKTTSLSTFDYSSSSMFTFDKLPVQSRKTTHWLKLDVFKSVMSVFYPQIVNQSDLYQSGKTFNETLTDIIDDLQCTELNNEDNVVLAHRLIHHDFVVHLVTDSYKFLTKNLSKIVEDIINNK